A section of the Malus sylvestris chromosome 17, drMalSylv7.2, whole genome shotgun sequence genome encodes:
- the LOC126609990 gene encoding shikimate O-hydroxycinnamoyltransferase-like translates to MAKKVKVRVTESIMVKPAEESTPRGTLWLSNSDLKLPSFHTSSVYLYRPSDADNFFDLGLLKKALGKTLVPCYPLAGRFKLNGENGRIEVDCNAEGVLFVVAESSSVLDDFGDFTPTPDFLKLIPTVDYSAGISSYPILVL, encoded by the coding sequence aTGGCCAAGAAGGTGAAGGTGAGGGTGACGGAGTCGATAATGGTGAAGCCAGCCGAGGAGTCGACGCCTCGGGGCACACTATGGCTCTCGAACTCGGACCTGAAATTGCCGTCTTTTCACACGTCCAGTGTCTACTTGTACAGACCCAGTGATGCAGACAACTTCTTTGACCTGGGTTTGCTCAAGAAAGCACTCGGGAAGACCCTCGTGCCCTGCTACCCATTGGCAGGCCGCTTCAAGCTCAACGGCGAGAATGGTCGTATCGAGGTTGATTGCAATGCGGAGGGAGTGCTCTTTGTTGTGGCAGAGAGCAGCTCCGTCCTGGATGATTTTGGCGATTTTACGCCCACTCCCGACTTCCTAAAGCTCATTCCTACCGTTGATTACTCTGCTGGGATATCCTCATATCCTATTTTGGTATTATAg